From the Halomonas sp. MCCC 1A13316 genome, the window CCAACTGGCTCGGCGCGCTGCGCGAATGGTGCCAAGGCGAGGCCACCTGGCCAGGCCTGACCGATGCCGCCTGGAAGCGCCTCACGCCCCAGGGCATGGCCGATATCTGGCTCAAGGGCGAGCCGCCGAACCACCCGGCGCTGGCCGCACTGGAAGCACTGCAGGACGAACTTCGCGCCCTGCCCGACCCCTACGCCGACTTGCTTACTCATGCCGTGCACTGGTGCCGCGCGCGGCTCGACCGCGAGCAGGAACGCCGTGCCGAAATGGGCCCCAACGAGCTGCTCACGCACCTCGACCGTGCGCTCACCGGCCCCAACTGCGAGGCGCTGGGCGCACAGATCCGCCGCCAGTTCCCGGTCGCCCTGGTTGATGAATTCCAGGACACCGACCCGGTGCAGTACCGCATCTTCGACTGCGTATACCGCATCCGCGAAAACCGCCGCGAGTGTGGAGTCTTCCTGATCGGCGACCCCAAGCAGGCGATCTATGCCTTCCGCGGCGCCGACATCTACACCTACCTGCGCGCCCGCCGCGACACCCAAGGCCGCCACGTCACCCTGGGCACCAACTTCCGCTCCAGCAGCGAGATGGTCGAATCGGTGAACCGCTGCTTCGCATTCGCCGAGGCGCACCCGCCCGGTGCGTTTTTGTTCAACTCGCCCCAGGGAAACCCCGTACCGTTTCTGCCCGTCGGCGCGAAAGGGCGCAAGGACTCACTCACCCGCCAGGGCACCCCGTTGCCGGCCATGACCCTGTGGCAGCTCGATAGCGACGAGCCGCTCTCCAAGACCGCCTATCACGGCGTGATGGCCGAGCGCTGCGCCTCCTATATGGTCGAACTGCTCAACGAGGGGCAAGCGGAGCGAACTGGCTTCCAGGGTGAAAGCACCTTCAAGCCACTCAAGCCCTCCGATATGGCGGTGCTGGTCAACGGCCTGGGCGAGGCGCGGGCGATTCGCCAGGCGCTGGCCCGGCGCGGGGTGAAGAGCGTCTACCTCTCCGACAAGGACAAGGTGTTCGCCTCGCCGGTCGCTGCCCAGCTCGACGCCTGGCTGCGTGCCTGTGCCGAACCCGAGGATGACAGATTGCTGCGCACCGCCCTGGCCTCCCCGGTGCTGGGGCTCGATATCGCCACCTTGGATCGGTTGAACGAGGATGAGCTGGCCTGGGAAAGCCGCGTACTGCAGTTCCGCGACTACCATCGCCTATGGCAGCGCCAGGGCGTGCTGCCGCTGGTGCGCAAGATCATCCACGACTTCGACGTGGCCACGCGGCTGCTTTCGAGCGGGCCCGTCAGCGAGGGTGAGCGCTTCCTAACGGATCTCCTTCACTTAGGCGAACTGTTGCAGCACGCCAGCCAGGAGCTCGACGGCGAGCACGCACTGATCCGCTTTCTCGCCGAATCCATCGCCCACCCCGAAGGCCAGGGCGACACCCACAAGCTGCGCCTGGAGAGCGATGCCGACCTGGTGCAGGTCATCACCATTCACAAGTCCAAGGGGCTGGAGTACCCGCTGGTGTTCCTGCCCTTCATCTGTAGCCACCGCCCGACGAAGAAGGACGACTCGCCGCTGCGCTGGCACGACGCCGAAGGCCGGCTGCGCATCAGCCTGGAGGCCGACGAGGAGACCCTGGCCACCGTCGACCGCGAACGCCTGGGCGAGGACCTGCGTAAGCTCTACGTAGCCCTGACCCGTGCGCGCCACGCTACCTGGCTCGGCATGGCGCCGCTCAAGGGCGGCGAAGGCAGCGCCATCGGCCAATTGCTGGCCAACGGCGAGCCGTTGAGCCCGACAGGTTTCGCCAGTGCGCTCACCCAGCTCAAGAGCGACTGCGCCGCCATCGAGATCGCCCCGGCGCCATCGGCCCACGCCCAGATCGTCACCCAGACAGAACGAGAGACCAGCCTCGGCGAAGCACGCACACCCATGCGCCCCGCCCGCGAGCAATGGTGGATCGCCAGCTATTCAGCGCTGCGCCTCTCGGGAGAAATGGTAAGCGCCCCAGTAAGGGCTGACTTACCGCCGAGCCCGCATGAAAGCGAAGCGCAGCGAAACGGCAACCTGCCCGAGCCGGCCACCGCCATGGAAGCCACGGCGTTGGAAGTGATCGAAGAGCCGCACGACAGCGGCCAGAGCGAACCGCTGCCCTCTCTGCACAGGTTTCCCCGCGGGCCCGAGCCCGGTACGTTTCTACATGGCATTCTCGAGTGGGCCGGCGAGCACGGCTTTGCCCGCGTTGCCCGCGACCCCGCCCTGCGCGAGGAGACCCTGGCCCGGCGCTGCCAGGTGCGCGGCTGGCAGCCGTGGCTGAATACCCTGCACGCCTGGTTCGGCACCCTGCTCGCCGCCCCGCTGCCGCTGCCCAATGGCGCGGGCAGCCTTACGCTCGAAACGCTGACGAGCTACCAGGTGGAGATGGAGTTCTGGTTCGCCTCGCGCCAGGTCGACACCCGCCGGCTGGACGCCCTCGTAAGTGCTTACACACTCCCCAGCCCGGATGGCAGCTCAGGCGCCAGCCTGCCGCGCCCCGCGCTGGATGCCGACACCCTCAACGGCATGCTCAAGGGCTTCATCGATCTGGTGTTCGAGCACGAAGGGCGCTACTACGTGGCCGACTGGAAATCGAACCACCTGGGGCCGGACGACAGCGCCTACAGCCCCGAGGCGATGCGCCAGGCGGTGGCCGAGAAACGCTACGACCTGCAGTACGCGCTCTACCTGCTAGCCCTGCACCGGCTGCTCAAGGCGCGCCTGCCGGAGTACGACTACGACCGCCACATCGGTGGCTCGCTTACCGTCTTCCTGCGTGGCGCCAATGCCGAGAGCCGCGGCGTGCACGCCGAGCGCCCCCCGCGCCAATTGATCGAAGCGATGGACGCGCTGTTCCAGGGCGACGCCCGAGCGGCGAGCGCCGCCACCCAGGCAACGGAGGCGCCGGCATGAGCAAGCGCAGCAAGCACCACGACGACGCCACCCCCGACCTGTTCGCCGATCTCGGTGAGGAATCAGCAGGCGACGCACCCGACAAGAGCGAACCTGCCAAGCCGGAACTGCCCCAAGCCGCGCAGGGCAACGTAAAAACCGCGCTTCACGACACCCAAGCGCTGTTCGCCCTGCTCGACCGCTGGGTGGAGCGCAGCTGGCTGCGCGCGCTGGACCGCGCGCTGGCCAGCTTCTTCCAGCGCGAGGTGAGCGACGCCCCTCCCCTGCTGCTGCTCGCCGCCGCCCTTGCCAGCCATCAGCTGGGCCGCGGCCATGTTTGCCTCGACCTCGCCCAGACCTTGGCCGCTCCCGACTTGGCGCTCTCGCTACCGCCGGAAGGCGACGACCTGAGCGACCCGCCACCGCTGCCCAGCGACCTGCTGGCAGGGCTGGAACTCGCCACCTGGCGCGACGCCCTGAACCACCCCGCCCTGGTGGCCGACGGTAGTGGTCCAGGCAACACTCCGCTGGTGCGCAGCGAACACGACGGCAACGTGCGGCTCTACCTACGTCGCTACTGGCAGTACGAGCAGGACATTCGCGGGCTGATCGGTTCCCGGCTCGAGGCTCCCGCTCAGGCAGAAGCCGACACCGCCACCCTGCCCCGGGCGCTGGCCGCACTGTTTCCCCAAAGCCATGCGCTCGACTGGCAGCAGGCCGCCTGTGCACTGGCCAGCCGCTCTCGCTTCGCGGTGATCACCGGCGGCCCAGGTACCGGCAAGACCACTACCGTGGTCAAGCTGCTCGCCCTGATCCAGGCGCTGGCCCTGGGCGAAACCACACAACCCGGCTCAGGTGCCCCGCGCCCGCTGCGCATCCGCCTGGCCGCCCCCACCGGCAAGGCCGCCGCACGGCTCAACGAATCCATCGCCAAGCAGGTGAATGCGCTCAAGCTAGAGGGCCTGGTCGATGCGACAGGTCTTACCGCTCAGCTTGAGCGCGTAGCGAGCGAAGACGAGACAAGGCGGAGCCCGACGAAAACGCGGAGTTTACGGGACGTAAATGAGCAGTTTGAGGAGGACTCCAACGCCGTATCGTCGAGCGCAGTAGCGCTGCTCCAAAACAGCATTCCCACCGAAGTCACCACGCTGCACCGCCTGCTGGGCTCGCGACCGGACACTCGCCACTTTCGCCACCACGCCGGCAACCCGCTGGCGCTGGACGCCCTGGTGATCGACGAAGCCTCGATGGTGGATATCGAGATGATGGCCGCCGTGCTCACCGCCCTGCCGCCCAGGGCGCGGCTGATCCTGCTCGGCGACAAGGACCAGCTCGCCTCGGTGGAAGCCGGCGCCGTACTCGGCGACCTGTGCCAGCGCGCCGAAGGCGGCCACTACACCCCGGCCACCTGCGACTGGCTGGAACGCGTGATCGGCATGCCGATACCCGAACGATACTGCGACGAAGCAGGGCAGCCGCTGGACCAGGCCATCGCCATGCTGCGGGTAAGCCACCGCTTCGATGCGAAAAGCGGCATCGGCCAGCTCGCCGAGGCGGTCAATCGCCCACTTGGTTCCGATCATGGTCAGAAGGAAAAGAAACGCGCCGTACGCCAGATCTTCCAGAAGGATTACGCCGATATCGCCCGCCTCGCCCTGGCGGACGCCGACGATCCGGCGCTGGACCGCCTGGTGGTAAACGGCAACCCGGCCGGTTTCGCCAACAGCGGTGAAGGCCGACACGACCGCCGCGGCGAACCCATCGCCCCGCCGGTCGGCTACAGCCACTACCTGGAAGTGATGAAATCAGCGCGCCCCGCGCAGCCCTACTTCGGCGAAGGCGAAGCCCGCCAGCCCTATGACGACTGGGCGCGCCAGGTGCTCGCCGCCCACGGCCACTTCCAGTTGCTGTGCGCCCTCCGGAAAGGCCCCTGGGGCATACAAGGACTGAACCCGCGCATCGGCCGCGCGCTGCGCCGCGCCGACTGGCTCAAGGCCAGCGACCTGGAGCTGGAACAGGGCTGGTTCGAAGGCCGCCCGGTGCTCGTCACCCGCAACGACTACGGCCTGGGGCTGATGAACGGCGATATCGGCATCACCCTCGCCGTACCCGAAGCCCGCAGCGTCATTGATTCGCCCGGCAGCACCCTGCTACGCGTCGCCTTCCCGGCCAGCGACGGCAGCGGTAACATCAAGTGGGTGCTGCCCAGCCGCCTGCAGGCGGTGGAGACCGTGTTCGCCATGACGGTACACAAATCCCAGGGCTCTGAATTCACTCACACCGCCCTGCTGCTCCCCGACGCCCCCAACCCCATCCTCACCCGCGAGCTGGTCTACACCGGCATCACCCGCGCACGGGACTGGCTCACGCTGGTGGAGACGGGGCGCGGCATGCTGGATGAAGCGGTGACGAGGGAGGTGGTCAGGGTGAGTGGGTTGGGGAGGTTGTAATAAAGCCCAAGGGGTGTCCTGAAAATCGACATGTATAGTTATCAAAGCAAGGGAGTTGCCAATGAAGCACTACCGAAAAATCAAACATGTGAAACGCCACGGCCTTTCCCTGATGGCTCGGCTCGGCCGCTACGAGTTGGCAGTGCTGCTGTGCGTCTCGGTACTTTCCGGCGGGGTCTGGGGGTTCATCGAGCTGGCCGATGCCGTCACCGAGGGAGAGACCCAGAGCATCGACGAGACCCTGTTGCTCTCCCTGCGCAACGCTGCCGATCACACTGATCCGCTCGGCCCAGGCTGGGTCGAGGAAATGGGGCGGGACTTTACCGCGCTCGGTGGGGTCGGCGTGCTTGTCGTGATCACCCTTGGCGCCCTGGGCTACCTGCTACTCGCCCGGAATTATCGCGCGGCGCTCTTTGCCTCGGTTGCGGTGCCCGGCGGCATGCTGCTCAGTACGCTGATGAAGATGGGCTTCGATCGTCCTCGGCCCGACCTCGTGCCGCATGAAGCCATGGTCTACACCGCAAGCTTCCCCAGCGGCCACTCGATGATGTCTGCCGTGACCTACCTCACCCTGGCCGCCCTGCTCATCCGTGTACAGCCAGCGCTGAGGCTGAAGGCTTACCTGCTGATACTGGCGATACTGCTCACCCTGCTGGTGGGTATGAGCCGTGTCTACCTCGGCGTGCATTGGCCGACGGATGTACTTGCCGGCTGGACCGCCGGAGCGGCCTGGGCCGCGCTGTGCTGGCTGGTGATGCGCTGGTTGCAGCGGCGCGGGCAGGTAGAGACAGAGCAGAGCAGCTCGGGCACCGACGCCGAGTAGGTGCCCAAGCGTTGGGAGCCGGAGCATCAAGACAGTGCTGCGGCTGCCAGCGCCTTAACCCCATCATCACCCGGGAACTGGTCTACACCGGCATCACCGGGGTAAGGAACTGGCTGACACTGGTGGAGACGGGCCGTGGGAGTCTGGATGAGGCGGTGACGAGAGAGGTGGTAAGTGTGAGTGGGCTGGGTTGAATGTAAAGGAGCCGATATCCCCATGCTGGTAATTTCGGCTTTCGGCCAA encodes:
- the recD gene encoding exodeoxyribonuclease V subunit alpha, whose translation is MSKRSKHHDDATPDLFADLGEESAGDAPDKSEPAKPELPQAAQGNVKTALHDTQALFALLDRWVERSWLRALDRALASFFQREVSDAPPLLLLAAALASHQLGRGHVCLDLAQTLAAPDLALSLPPEGDDLSDPPPLPSDLLAGLELATWRDALNHPALVADGSGPGNTPLVRSEHDGNVRLYLRRYWQYEQDIRGLIGSRLEAPAQAEADTATLPRALAALFPQSHALDWQQAACALASRSRFAVITGGPGTGKTTTVVKLLALIQALALGETTQPGSGAPRPLRIRLAAPTGKAAARLNESIAKQVNALKLEGLVDATGLTAQLERVASEDETRRSPTKTRSLRDVNEQFEEDSNAVSSSAVALLQNSIPTEVTTLHRLLGSRPDTRHFRHHAGNPLALDALVIDEASMVDIEMMAAVLTALPPRARLILLGDKDQLASVEAGAVLGDLCQRAEGGHYTPATCDWLERVIGMPIPERYCDEAGQPLDQAIAMLRVSHRFDAKSGIGQLAEAVNRPLGSDHGQKEKKRAVRQIFQKDYADIARLALADADDPALDRLVVNGNPAGFANSGEGRHDRRGEPIAPPVGYSHYLEVMKSARPAQPYFGEGEARQPYDDWARQVLAAHGHFQLLCALRKGPWGIQGLNPRIGRALRRADWLKASDLELEQGWFEGRPVLVTRNDYGLGLMNGDIGITLAVPEARSVIDSPGSTLLRVAFPASDGSGNIKWVLPSRLQAVETVFAMTVHKSQGSEFTHTALLLPDAPNPILTRELVYTGITRARDWLTLVETGRGMLDEAVTREVVRVSGLGRL
- the recB gene encoding exodeoxyribonuclease V subunit beta, which translates into the protein MSDVSQLNPLDFPLHGSRLIEASAGTGKTFTIALLYVRLVLGARSEADDAAFERPLTPPEILVVTFTNAATQELRERIRARLVEAADVFLKEAAPKADAGSAPTQQDPLLLALRDQYDPATWPACARRLQLAAEWMDEAAVSTIHSWCYRMLREHAFDSGSLFSLDLENDQTELELDVVRDYWRSFYYPLNLDELATVVRHWSTPEQLHTAVRGLMPEAEALNKGAPPPAETVANAQHETVERLAQLKAPWPAWLDECEALFEEAAQQKAFKGQSFNAKSRANWLGALREWCQGEATWPGLTDAAWKRLTPQGMADIWLKGEPPNHPALAALEALQDELRALPDPYADLLTHAVHWCRARLDREQERRAEMGPNELLTHLDRALTGPNCEALGAQIRRQFPVALVDEFQDTDPVQYRIFDCVYRIRENRRECGVFLIGDPKQAIYAFRGADIYTYLRARRDTQGRHVTLGTNFRSSSEMVESVNRCFAFAEAHPPGAFLFNSPQGNPVPFLPVGAKGRKDSLTRQGTPLPAMTLWQLDSDEPLSKTAYHGVMAERCASYMVELLNEGQAERTGFQGESTFKPLKPSDMAVLVNGLGEARAIRQALARRGVKSVYLSDKDKVFASPVAAQLDAWLRACAEPEDDRLLRTALASPVLGLDIATLDRLNEDELAWESRVLQFRDYHRLWQRQGVLPLVRKIIHDFDVATRLLSSGPVSEGERFLTDLLHLGELLQHASQELDGEHALIRFLAESIAHPEGQGDTHKLRLESDADLVQVITIHKSKGLEYPLVFLPFICSHRPTKKDDSPLRWHDAEGRLRISLEADEETLATVDRERLGEDLRKLYVALTRARHATWLGMAPLKGGEGSAIGQLLANGEPLSPTGFASALTQLKSDCAAIEIAPAPSAHAQIVTQTERETSLGEARTPMRPAREQWWIASYSALRLSGEMVSAPVRADLPPSPHESEAQRNGNLPEPATAMEATALEVIEEPHDSGQSEPLPSLHRFPRGPEPGTFLHGILEWAGEHGFARVARDPALREETLARRCQVRGWQPWLNTLHAWFGTLLAAPLPLPNGAGSLTLETLTSYQVEMEFWFASRQVDTRRLDALVSAYTLPSPDGSSGASLPRPALDADTLNGMLKGFIDLVFEHEGRYYVADWKSNHLGPDDSAYSPEAMRQAVAEKRYDLQYALYLLALHRLLKARLPEYDYDRHIGGSLTVFLRGANAESRGVHAERPPRQLIEAMDALFQGDARAASAATQATEAPA
- a CDS encoding phosphatase PAP2 family protein, giving the protein MKHYRKIKHVKRHGLSLMARLGRYELAVLLCVSVLSGGVWGFIELADAVTEGETQSIDETLLLSLRNAADHTDPLGPGWVEEMGRDFTALGGVGVLVVITLGALGYLLLARNYRAALFASVAVPGGMLLSTLMKMGFDRPRPDLVPHEAMVYTASFPSGHSMMSAVTYLTLAALLIRVQPALRLKAYLLILAILLTLLVGMSRVYLGVHWPTDVLAGWTAGAAWAALCWLVMRWLQRRGQVETEQSSSGTDAE